Below is a genomic region from Vitis riparia cultivar Riparia Gloire de Montpellier isolate 1030 chromosome 5, EGFV_Vit.rip_1.0, whole genome shotgun sequence.
AACATAGCTATATATATCGGAAGCATGAAGCATAGAGTAATATATGatcaatttcatgaaagaaagtagaattaaagaattaaactaTATATACCATATGAAATATGAATCATTAATAGGCCCGTCACAAAATCTACACAAAGTAagctttttaaattttcagatatgatttttagttccaaattctaaTTAGGGATGTATACTTATATGTTGATATGTATGTTTGTATATGTCATCTCCAAAGTTCCAACTCTTCATGTTtgtcatcatttttttcctcattaaataataataataataataataataataataataattattattattattattattataaaaataaacttagtaTATTAAGTTTTTATACACCAATTGTTATTGTTTTCAATGTGAACATCCAAATAAAAATTCTCCAAATTGTAAGAATAAATTTGCTTAACTTCTAGTATGATTTTTAACAACAAGAATGTAGTTTTTCATGTAGAATTATTTTGCATCTCTcctttttatgatcaatttctcATGtcactatatattttattaagttaataaaataattctttcaataaataaaattttgaatttgatttttgttaaaaattttaaacatagtTAAAGGTATATGTATTGTTTTATCATTGTATCATATATTGTATATGGTATCATATGGATATCATAAGATGAGTTTAAGATAAGAAAAGGATTGTGATATATATTggtttctacaaaaaaaaaaaaagtgtattgTATTGTTGTATCATGTCATAAGGTTTTAACaactttgtaaataattattaaaattgctGATGgacctttttatttaaaaagactgCGTTTAATTTTTGCATGCTTCCATATGCTTAGTTATATGGCAAATTTTTGGTTAAAGCATCTGATTATCATTTCTTTCTGGGTCTTTGTAGGTATGAGCTTGGTCGCCAACCTGCCAATACCAAGCTATCAAGCAACAAGACAGTGAGGCGAGTTCGCGTGAGGGGAGGCAATGTGAAGTGGAGGGCCCTCAGGTTGGACACTGGGAACTATTCATGGGGTAGTGAAGCTGTCACCCGCAAAACGCGTATCTTAGATGTGGTTTATAATGCCTCGAACAATGAACTGGTCAGAACACAAACCTTGGTGAGAAGTGCAATTGTTCAGGTGGATGCAGCCCCATTCAAGCAATGGTACCTTCAGCATTATGGGGTAGACATTGGTAGGAAGAAGAAGACTACTGCTAAGAAGGAAACCACAGAGGTACCATAGATGCTTTCTTAAAATCTACATTTTCATATATGCATATTCAATTATTTGCCCatgattatttttgtaatagCTACATTCTTCTTTTCtgtaaatatcattttttttttatatgtgaGTAAAAGTATTGTATTACCATTTCTGTAAATTTCAATTGCACTTTCATGACTCCATTTGATGGCTCATAGAGCAAAATGTCTACTTTGTCACCCTGGTTCTTGGCTTACAATACACATTCAatgtaaaaatgtttttgtagatGCAACTCAATCTTTCATTGCATACTCTAGTGTAGGTAGTTCTTGGTTTACAATACACATTCAATGTAACAATGTTCTTGTGGATGCAACTTGATGTTTCATTCCATACTTTAGTGTAGGTAGGTGTCCCTCTTGTTCTAGCAACCAGATAAATTTGTGTACTttgatctcatatagtggattgtAGATTAAAGGTCTTGGActccatggttttttatctccacagttagtgtaggggttttccatgtaaaaattcttttgtctcTTGTTTGATCTTTAATTACTTTGATTATCCCTAATATCTCCAAGtttaaatttaggttattttattgAACTCTTATATTGTAATCTTTAAAAACACCCACTCACCCCCTCTAGGTGTTACCCTACTAGACAAACTGTTTTTCAGTTTCTTTTATGGGGTCAAATGTCGGGGTGGTTCATTGGAAAGATGGTGAGACTACTAGCCCCAAAGGGTGAGAACCTCACACTATGTCTTGTGTCTTATGTTCCAACCAAAACTTGTGTCCTCTTAGGAGACGGTAATATCCTTAATggcattaatttaaattatcatacTGTATGTAAGGCATTTTTATGACTGATCTTTCATTTCTTAGCATAGTCTCTCATGACAATGTCACAATGGCTCCCTAATTTAGCTCTTCCTGTCGCATTAGCTAAACATTCTAGAAGTCCCCCTTATCCTCATCCATGGttccttaaaataattatccATGTTTTTTTCTGAGTGGTCTTTTCCACTCTCTGCCATCTAGAGAACAACAATCATCTTTTCTGTTAAATATATCCTAAATGTTAGCTATTTGTCTCTTTTTGGGAAATTCATTGTGGTGAAGGTGGACACTTGGCTCGCTGAAAATTTATTACTGTTGAAATTTTATTCTTCTgttcaaattttattctttgttatGTACCATTTGCATATTCATTGAATTCATTCTGTTTTTGCATACATTTTAAAGAACATTGTATGTCTAGCAGGCATTCTCTAGGGTCCTTAACAGTAACACAAGAGAGGTGCGAGATTGAATGCAATTTGTTGATTGTTTTACAGGAACTACAGTTTTGAGTTTGTTCCATTAACTGCAGCATTACTGCCTGTTACTTATCTTCTGAATACTTGTTTAATTGTAACATATTGTTGGCAATGCAATCAAAATTTGCTATTCCAGATTCAATCGTCATCCACATCTAGACAGCACACAAGTTGACAAGTTTACTTAAAATGCATTGTCCTTTTATGCATCACTCTTGCACAAAAGTTAGCCCCTCCCTTGATGGATCTTTATTCCAAACTCCGTCCCAAACtatcaaaaacatttttgattTGGCAGTCTTTTGCTTGGATGTATGATGCAATGGATTCCACCAAATTGATCTTGAAATCAATCATTTAGATCAACTATTCCGATGCTCTTCAGAGCTTGATATGTGAATCCACCGAGGATTGCCCCCACAGCAAGGGGCTAATAGCACTATTATTTAGCATATCTATTTGTGTTGACATAAACAGAAAATACATGTGGACATGTATCAGCACACCTATGCATGTTTCGATTTTTCTTGAGATTGTATCGGCTTTGCTGTTTTGTGCTGGTTTCTTGTCAAAGCATCGAGGTTTCACCTCTGTAATTGGTTCATCCACTTCCAGCACAATATATCTAACCTTTTACTTCCTGGGTACATGCCTCTACTcctaaaaattggaattttgctGGGGCTTGTCCTTTCAAAACTAGATGTACTGTTGTCTATTTTTTATGGTATATTTTgctttaaataaatgaatttcataTGTATTAGCAGGAGGGAGAAGGTGGTGCCACAGAGGAAACAAAGAAGAGTAACCATGTTCTCCGCAAGCTTGAGAAGCGCCAACAAGATCATAAACTTGATCCTCACATTGAAGAGCAGTTTGGCAGTGGTAGATTGTTGGCTAGCATCTCTTCCCGACCAGGTCAATGCGGCAGAGCTGATGGGTGAGTTAGAAGACTCAcgatatttttttttgcaagcATACTCTGTCTGTTGGTTTACCTAAAATTGTTCCCATCAAAATTCCAATTGCAGATACATcttggaaggaaaggaactgGAGTTCTATATGAAGAAGATTCAAAGGAAGAAAGGCAAGGGCAGTGCTGGTGCCGCTTAATTAAATGTGCAAGCTGGTTTCTTGTTCTTTCTTATTCCTCAATGGGTTGTCATTTTTTGGTTATGGTAATATCATAActgataaaattttgagaattttgcaTGCCAGACTAAATGGTTTTGACTTTTTCTCTTCGGGTAGTTTGGTTCTTGGTTTTGTTTCCCATACCAATGTTTAGCAGAACATGAAATGTATTTGGAAAGCATATCTTATTACACAGGTGTTGTTTGCTGTTGCTTTGGCACAAGTGTAACTTTGAAATTGGAAGTGATCTTAAGAGAACTAGAAACGCCTCATATTACTTGAAAGCAAAGGGTTTCCTTgtaaaaattaggtgtttgataaacttttgaaaattatttcgaaAAACTTTGATCAAATAGAGGGTCGCATTATAGGTGATTGTTCTAAAAATCCACTTTGATGGTCCTTCCTGGTGCCGTTCCAATCACTTGATAGCAGTAAGGTTGATCAAAAAGAGTCTTAGCCcatgtttgataactgtttttaagaacagttttttattttttagaataaaaaaaactgaaaaacatgtttgacaataaaaacatatttactgttttctttttattttctgttctcagaaaataaaaaataaggtgtttttagataaaaaaaatttaattgtttttaattatttttagttatttttttagagttgttttaaagaataattatataaatatataatgattaaaaataaagttatagacataaaaaatatttttaaaacatatttaaaatattaaaaataggttaaaaataattttaggttgtcaaataaatttttgttatataaaacatcaaaaaacagtttcaaaaactgttcttaaaaactatttttttcctaattgtttttaaaaacaattacttaACAAGTCTTAGTTTTTATCATGTTCTTGCTATTTGTATTTTGACAATGGTCTTGTTTTTAGTATTtaggttttatttctttgtgACTTAATCTCAttgatttgaattaaatttatttaacaacTAATTTCTGATCATATACATCAATAACTAGAACTTCGATTGAAGTTTAGTATTGATAccataggattttttttctcatattcacTGGGTTTAccaaagaaatttttgttgggcttttgttttggtttttttcttttttttcttttttcctttttctttttctttttttttttccttttttctttttttttttctaattataaaaCTTCCATTTCTTTTCGAAAATTAATTGGGATAAAATTTtaggtgaaaattttaaaattattttaggctatgtttggttcctcaaaaatactaagaaaaaaaaaaaaattaaagaaaatgattttttttaatgtttggttttaatatggaaaataggaaataaaatcaaatataattaaaattaaatagaaatatatatttaaaattatttagtctttacatataagatgaaaaataggataaatgaatttgaaataatatataaaataatttatcgatttaaatctattttttatttttcttcactttttctttctttttacttttcttttttattttttttccttcccattgttttcatatttttcaaaaaaaggaaGACAATTATAGAGGAGAAAAAGGtataatagaaatttataaaaattttcctcCATTGCCAggaatgtattatttttttaattttccttgtctttatttaagaaattttttgttaattctttttttattttttgctttgttattttcttggttcataagtattagaaatttatagtgaatttggtaataattttatgaaatttttttaatctttttaatacttaaagtgtAAAATTTgcaagtgttaaaaataaaaacacttttataattACTGTTTAAATgtactcttaatttttttaatcttttatttctttgaggaataaaaaataatggatttagtcattttcttataaatatgtattttgGGTTACACTTGTttacttctttttcttctttttttgtttttttttaaaaagtagataaaataaaatgtataaatttctattGAAAAGATAGGCACAtatcttacatatttttaaaaaatatttgaaattttaaataagtacaaattttcatttcctcaaaattttaaaatattgaaaaacatttttaagaatataagatatatttctattttaaaatatggaaaatatattcaatttggTATAGAATCCTCTCAATTAGTGGGATCTATTTGggaaagttttcaaaaacaattcttaaaagtaggtttttagaatatttttcaaaaatagttttctgaaacaaaagtctatttgagaaTTTGGAACATTTTCGAAGTGttccaaatttgaaaattttaaaaatatgctttgtgttttcaaaaataaaaaaaaaaatttttatctataatgtTTTCTTTATCATTCTCTTGTtggtacaattattttttttaaatgatccttaaaaagtaattataaatctttaaaatatgtttttagaaaacattccattttcatagcaaaattttaaaatataatttttttgtcaaaaaaattgttaagtaTGTTTTCAAgtctagaaaataattttttgctttttagaaaaaaaaaaataaaaacaattctcaaacaaattattaatttcttaaaatcaaaaaCTTATAACAAGGTTGGAAATTaccattttagaaaacatgtttagtaCAAAGCttcttgaaataatattttacattataaaaaaatttaacccaTTTTTAAGTGaggttgtttttaaaaataatttataaaaacaaatttaaaaaaacatgatcaaacgtacttatgttttccttttgtttataaaaatgatgaaaacaattcctacttattctttaaaaattatttccaacaataataactaaataatgttaaaaaaatttaaaaacaattttttatttttaaaaataaaagtccGCTcataacatatataaatatttaaaaataaaactattaaaaaaaaatatttagatgtgcttaaaaaatgtaaagctataattttaaaaagaggaTTTAACTTAaaccccaatttttttttcttaaaaaagaagaaaaaaagaagtgcAAAATTCTGGTGACCCCTGACATGGTATATAAATACACCccaaataaattagaaaatggaaattgaatttatgaaCCAACAAAAGTAAGGAGGACGAAGTGATGACCAAATCCCCAATTGCCCAATTACCATAGAGATGCACCAACGCATTCGTCACATTCTTCACATCCTCCCAGAAAACTAAAAGGCTTCGGAACCTCTCTCcatctccctctctctttcttcctctctgtctctctcttgTATTCAATTTCAGCGgcagagagaaagaagagaaactaaaaagaaaaaaccaaaaaaaaagaaaaaacactcaCAGAGAGAAAGGAAAGATGTCGGAGATGGGCGCAGATCAGGAGGGCATCGATGGAGTTCGGATGACCTGGAACGTCTGGCCCAGGACCAAGGTGGAGGCCAGCAAGTGCGTGATCCCAATCGCTGCTTCGGTTTCTCCGATCCGATCACATCCTGACATCCCCACGCTCCCCTACGCGCCGCTTCGTTGCAAGACCTGCATATCCCTTCTCAACCCCTTCTGCCGCGTAGACTTCGCCGCCAAGATCTGGATCTGCCCATTTTGCTTCCAGCGCAACCACTTCCCACACCACTACTCCATGATCTCCGAATCCAACCTCCCCGGCGAGCTCTACCCGCAATACACGACCGTTGAGTACTCTCTTTCTAACCCTGGGGCGGTTCCCGATGTCGCCGCGCCTCAGTCCATTCCGCCGGTGTTTCTTTTTGTGCTTGATACGTGTATGATTGAGGAGGAGTTGGGGTTTGTGAAATCGGCGCTTAAGAGGGCGATCGGATTGCTGCCGGAGAATGCGCTGGTGGGGTTTGTGTCGTTTGGAACGCAGGTGCAGGTTCACGAGTTGGGGTTTTCGGAGATCTCGAAAGTGTACGTGTTTCGTGGCTCCAAGGAGATTTCCAAGGACCAGGTTTTGGAGCAATTGGGGCTCGGCGGCGCCGGGCGGAGGGCGGTCGGTGGGTACCCGAAGGGGGTGCAGAATGGGTATGCGAGTTCGGGGGTTACGCGGTTTTTACTGCCGGCGTCGGACTGCGAGTATACTCTTAATTCGGTGGGGTTTTTGGAATTATGCTCCTGGTTTTGTGTTTTGGTTTTGATTCATGGAGAATTGGGATGCTAATTTttgggactttttttttttttcagttgttGGATGAATTGCAAACGGATCAGTGGGCGGTGCAACCAGGCCATAGGGCGTTGCGGTGCACCGGAGTGGCGCTGAGTGTTGCGGCAGGTTTGCTTGGCGCTTGTTTGCCTGGCACTGGTGCAAGGATTATAGCTTTAGTTGGGGGTCCTTGCACAGAAGGCCCGGGAACGGTAAAACCTCTAATTCTGATGTTTTTGCTTGTTAATACTTccaaaatttaatgatttaattgtGTTTGTTTGCTGTACAGAAATGAATGCTATATTTTGCATGCCACAATTCATGAActtgttaattttattgtttttcacaGATTGTATCAAAAGATTTATCAGATCCGGTACGTTCTCATAAAGATCTTGATAAGGATGCAGCACCATATTTTAAGAAAGCAGtccaattttatgaaaatattgcaAAGCAAATGGTTAGCCAAGGTCACGTCTTGGACCTTTTTGCTTCTGCTCTTGATCAGGTTTGTCTTAGCCTTTATATTCTGTTGTAACTTCTAAAATTCCTGGCTTTGTTTTTGCCCATATATGCTGCTTAGACTGGAATGCTTATTTTGTAGTTTGTTTTCTTACGCATCTCTTTTTGGAATGAGAAAAAGTGTTGAACATTTTTATTCAGCCAATTTATATTGCTAGGGTTGTTACTCAGGTGGCTTGGGTTGAAtgcaaattattattattattattattattattattattatttttaaatttgcataaaatttagctgattttgattttgaagattttttgtATTGGAACAATTATAGTTAACAAGATATTACTCTTATAATATTTCAGAAACTCTTATTTCTTTAGTGTATCTTCTGAGTTATATTTCTTGGCTATGGTCACTTCTTGGGTGGGCTGGGTTGAAGGGCCACCAACCCTACCTTTAAAACTTGAAGAGGTTGCCTAAGCCCAATACAATTCAACTTATGGGAGGTGATGTCTTGGATTAGGTCAAATAGAGAGTTTAATAACATGTATTGTTTGTCTTGGTGTAAGATATGGTGTGGGAACAGACATCATGgttgtttcctaaaattttccatattgctcttaatatattgataacaaataaatggtacttgttaaaaaaatattgataacaaataaatgaaGCAATGCCATCACTAATGAGTACTTGCAATCCTACTTGGAGAATCTCTTGTTGTTGTAGACTTCAAGTTGGTTTCCTCGAGGAATATGGGAAGGGATGAGCTGGGTAATATTGGTTCTGGGCTatgcattttgaaaaatagaaatagaattatttttatggtGAGAAATCACACATACAAAATCATGAGTTATT
It encodes:
- the LOC117914288 gene encoding 40S ribosomal protein S8-like isoform X1, which gives rise to MGISRDSMHKRRATGGKKKAWRKKRKYELGRQPANTKLSSNKTVRRVRVRGGNVKWRALRLDTGNYSWGSEAVTRKTRILDVVYNASNNELVRTQTLVRSAIVQVDAAPFKQWYLQHYGVDIGRKKKTTAKKETTEQEGEGGATEETKKSNHVLRKLEKRQQDHKLDPHIEEQFGSGRLLASISSRPGQCGRADGYILEGKELEFYMKKIQRKKGKGSAGAA
- the LOC117914288 gene encoding 40S ribosomal protein S8-like isoform X2; translation: MGISRDSMHKRRATGGKKKAWRKKRKYELGRQPANTKLSSNKTVRRVRVRGGNVKWRALRLDTGNYSWGSEAVTRKTRILDVVYNASNNELVRTQTLVRSAIVQVDAAPFKQWYLQHYGVDIGRKKKTTAKKETTEEGEGGATEETKKSNHVLRKLEKRQQDHKLDPHIEEQFGSGRLLASISSRPGQCGRADGYILEGKELEFYMKKIQRKKGKGSAGAA
- the LOC117914287 gene encoding protein transport protein SEC23-like, with amino-acid sequence MSEMGADQEGIDGVRMTWNVWPRTKVEASKCVIPIAASVSPIRSHPDIPTLPYAPLRCKTCISLLNPFCRVDFAAKIWICPFCFQRNHFPHHYSMISESNLPGELYPQYTTVEYSLSNPGAVPDVAAPQSIPPVFLFVLDTCMIEEELGFVKSALKRAIGLLPENALVGFVSFGTQVQVHELGFSEISKVYVFRGSKEISKDQVLEQLGLGGAGRRAVGGYPKGVQNGYASSGVTRFLLPASDCEYTLNSLLDELQTDQWAVQPGHRALRCTGVALSVAAGLLGACLPGTGARIIALVGGPCTEGPGTIVSKDLSDPVRSHKDLDKDAAPYFKKAVQFYENIAKQMVSQGHVLDLFASALDQVGVAEMKVVVERTGGLVVLAESFGHSVFKDSFKRIFEEGEQSLGLSFK